In one window of Fictibacillus phosphorivorans DNA:
- a CDS encoding sporulation histidine kinase inhibitor Sda produces MEKLSDDLLIESYLKARELKLSQDFILLIKKEIDRRSLHARLQQVLM; encoded by the coding sequence ATGGAAAAACTTTCAGACGACCTGTTGATTGAATCCTACTTAAAAGCTAGAGAATTGAAACTTAGTCAGGACTTTATTCTACTTATAAAAAAAGAGATTGACAGAAGATCTCTTCATGCAAGATTACAGCAAGTTTTAATGTAG
- a CDS encoding Na+/H+ antiporter subunit A, translated as MLHIYILLPFLAALLIGFAAKKVDRIHTGWFVLPVPAVLFILFISKLPTLAEGKIVQSIANWIPSLDIQLSFYLDGLSMLFSLLITGIGSLVVLYSIFYLSKKEQLVHFYVYLLLFMGSMLGVVLSDNVFVLYTFWEFTSISSFLLIGFWFYRERSTYGAQKSMLVTVFGGLAMLGALILLSITAETNSIREMIANRSDIIESDLFIPILILLLIGAFTKSAQFPFHSWLPDAMEAPTPVSAYLHSATMVKAGIYLVARFSLIFSGTDVFFIIVSGVGLITLCLGSILASRQTDLKGILAYSTISQLGMIMTMLGFGTGIATLAAIFHIFNHATFKGSLFMIAGIVDHETGTRDIRRLGGLYTFMPISATLAFFGAFSMAGVPLPIFNGFLSKEMFFDSSLKLEQTSGFAGTFAEWIPWLAVIGSIFTFVYSMYLVFGTFTGKAKLDQLEKKPHEAPIGMLISPIILIGFVVLIGLLPNLINESLLAPAVGSVTGDFALTHLAFWHGFDNTPLHMSLIVVVIGTILVLTLKRWQPIYNRVPGKFSTDRIYQSIVNGLLSFSSKFTKFYMTGSLRLYTSIILVFLVLATSIFIYVTDGFKIAFDDLAPVTWPEVLVGFVMAVAAIATIWMTQRIAAIIVIGVVGYGLSLLFVFFRAPDLALTQLIVETITVALFLLCFAHLPKLKKSDKKPSEKLVDFVIAASTGALLTIVAISAHSSKYFDSISKYFVDNSYKLGGGDNIVNVILVDFRGLDTLFEIAVLGLAALGIYAMIKYRDKGDMNH; from the coding sequence ATGTTGCATATCTACATACTCTTACCTTTTTTAGCAGCCTTGTTAATTGGATTTGCTGCTAAAAAAGTAGACCGGATACATACTGGTTGGTTTGTTCTGCCTGTTCCAGCCGTGCTTTTTATCCTGTTTATCTCAAAACTGCCAACATTGGCTGAAGGGAAAATTGTTCAAAGCATTGCGAATTGGATTCCATCTCTCGACATCCAATTAAGTTTTTATCTAGATGGGCTTAGCATGCTTTTTTCACTTTTAATAACAGGAATCGGATCACTAGTCGTTCTTTATTCGATCTTTTATCTATCGAAAAAAGAACAGCTCGTTCATTTCTATGTTTATTTACTATTATTTATGGGATCGATGCTGGGTGTCGTTCTATCTGACAACGTGTTCGTGCTCTATACTTTCTGGGAATTCACAAGTATTTCTTCCTTTCTATTGATTGGGTTTTGGTTCTATCGTGAACGTTCCACGTATGGTGCACAAAAGTCGATGCTTGTAACGGTTTTTGGCGGTCTAGCTATGCTAGGGGCTCTTATTCTGCTATCCATTACAGCCGAAACGAATAGCATACGAGAGATGATCGCTAATCGGTCTGACATCATAGAGAGTGATTTATTTATTCCAATCTTAATATTGTTACTGATTGGTGCCTTTACAAAATCGGCACAGTTTCCATTTCACAGCTGGCTTCCAGATGCGATGGAAGCACCGACTCCAGTCAGTGCTTACCTTCACTCTGCAACGATGGTTAAAGCAGGAATATATCTTGTCGCGAGGTTCTCTCTCATCTTTAGTGGAACAGATGTATTTTTTATCATCGTTTCGGGAGTGGGGCTGATTACACTTTGTTTAGGATCTATTCTCGCGTCTCGCCAGACTGATCTGAAGGGGATCTTAGCTTATTCAACGATCAGCCAGCTTGGTATGATAATGACGATGCTCGGCTTTGGTACTGGTATCGCAACACTTGCAGCGATCTTTCACATCTTTAACCACGCTACCTTTAAAGGCAGCTTGTTTATGATAGCAGGTATTGTTGATCATGAGACAGGTACGAGGGATATTAGAAGACTTGGCGGACTTTATACATTTATGCCGATCTCAGCTACTCTAGCATTCTTTGGAGCATTCTCCATGGCTGGCGTCCCGCTTCCGATCTTCAATGGATTTTTAAGTAAAGAAATGTTTTTTGATTCATCATTAAAATTAGAGCAGACGAGCGGTTTTGCTGGAACGTTTGCAGAGTGGATTCCGTGGCTAGCCGTAATCGGAAGTATCTTCACATTCGTTTATTCTATGTATTTAGTATTCGGCACTTTTACAGGTAAAGCCAAGTTGGATCAACTTGAGAAAAAGCCTCATGAAGCGCCGATCGGTATGCTCATTTCTCCGATTATCCTTATTGGGTTTGTCGTTTTGATTGGATTATTGCCAAACTTGATCAATGAGTCGTTACTTGCACCCGCAGTTGGATCAGTAACGGGGGACTTTGCTTTAACTCACTTAGCATTTTGGCATGGTTTTGATAACACACCTTTGCATATGTCATTGATTGTTGTAGTGATTGGAACTATTCTTGTACTTACGCTAAAAAGATGGCAGCCGATCTATAATAGAGTACCTGGAAAGTTTTCAACGGATCGTATATATCAGTCTATCGTAAACGGCCTATTGAGTTTCTCAAGTAAATTTACGAAGTTCTATATGACGGGTTCATTGCGATTGTATACATCCATTATTCTTGTATTCTTGGTCCTGGCTACCTCAATCTTTATATATGTTACAGACGGATTTAAAATAGCTTTCGATGATCTAGCACCGGTAACTTGGCCAGAGGTTTTAGTCGGTTTTGTTATGGCTGTTGCTGCTATTGCGACGATCTGGATGACACAGAGAATCGCTGCGATCATTGTAATCGGAGTTGTAGGATATGGTCTTTCCTTATTGTTCGTTTTTTTCCGAGCACCAGACCTCGCATTAACACAGCTTATCGTTGAGACTATAACGGTCGCTCTCTTCTTGCTATGTTTTGCGCATCTTCCAAAGTTGAAAAAATCGGACAAGAAACCTTCTGAAAAACTTGTTGATTTTGTAATTGCAGCTTCAACGGGAGCACTTTTAACTATTGTAGCGATCTCTGCTCATAGCTCTAAATATTTTGACAGCATCTCGAAATATTTTGTAGATAATTCTTATAAGCTTGGCGGTGGAGACAATATCGTCAACGTTATCCTTGTTGACTTTCGTGGACTAGATACTTTATTCGAAATTGCAGTACTTGGTCTAGCTGCTCTAGGCATTTATGCCATGATAAAATACCGGGATAAAGGAGACATGAACCACTAA
- a CDS encoding Na(+)/H(+) antiporter subunit C, whose amino-acid sequence MEILMSILAGTLFAAGVYLILQKQLLKIVLGTALLSHGAHLFILTMGKLNRGKPPILIEGVKNYTDPLPQALILTSIVISFGVTSFLLVLAYRTYQSNKTDMMDQLRGTDDE is encoded by the coding sequence ATGGAAATTCTTATGTCTATACTTGCCGGAACGTTATTTGCAGCCGGCGTTTATCTTATACTTCAGAAACAGTTACTAAAAATTGTACTTGGTACAGCGCTTTTATCACATGGGGCTCACTTGTTTATCTTAACGATGGGTAAATTAAACCGTGGTAAACCTCCTATTTTAATAGAGGGGGTCAAGAACTATACAGACCCTCTCCCTCAAGCGCTAATACTGACATCTATTGTTATTAGTTTTGGGGTTACGAGCTTTCTACTTGTACTGGCTTATCGAACCTATCAAAGCAACAAGACAGATATGATGGATCAGCTAAGGGGAACAGATGATGAGTAA
- a CDS encoding Na+/H+ antiporter subunit D, translating into MMSNLVFLPIFIPLFFGALLVFFNKKQKATVNLSFLVVLLSFGVSLYLSYHVFSNGPLTLETGGWKAPYGIILVADKLSVIMILAVNVIALTAAIFALSSVTEKMVEHYFYPLFFLLIAGVSGAFLTGDLFNLFVFFEVLLMASYGLIIIGGSKHQFRESVKYILLNLFSSILFVTTVAFLYSVTGTVNMAQLGERVGQVEQQGILTGIGILLFIVFATKGALFPLYFWLPKSYIVPSPIVSALFGALLTKVGVYSMLRVFTLIFSHKLELTHTFFIWIATITMIIGVIGALSTSNVKLIIAYNIMPAIGFMLLGIGTFSAESLAGTIYYLVHDMAIKAALFFLAGLLVWHAGTSNLKKMGGYIKTAPLMGWMFFVASLILAGIPPFSGFIGKYLLLRGAMDEGHYIAAGVGLLSSLLILFSVIRIFIGAFWGELKEEPKQPLRTSGLAASAVLIAISILLGVGAEWFYPYVQAAADSLIDPQIYIDYVLKE; encoded by the coding sequence ATGATGAGTAATTTAGTATTCTTGCCAATATTTATACCTTTGTTTTTCGGAGCTTTGCTTGTTTTCTTTAATAAGAAACAAAAGGCAACGGTTAACCTTTCATTTCTAGTGGTCTTGTTAAGTTTCGGTGTATCGCTCTACTTAAGTTATCATGTATTTTCGAACGGACCCCTCACCTTGGAAACTGGGGGTTGGAAAGCACCATACGGAATTATCCTTGTAGCTGACAAGCTGTCCGTCATCATGATACTTGCTGTAAATGTGATCGCTTTAACTGCCGCGATCTTTGCACTTTCTTCCGTTACGGAAAAAATGGTAGAGCACTATTTTTACCCTTTGTTCTTCTTACTGATCGCTGGGGTGAGTGGTGCATTCTTAACAGGTGATCTATTCAACCTGTTCGTGTTCTTTGAAGTGTTGTTAATGGCATCCTATGGACTGATCATTATTGGAGGTTCTAAGCATCAGTTTCGAGAATCAGTAAAGTACATCTTACTAAATTTATTTTCGTCTATTCTATTTGTTACTACGGTAGCCTTCCTATACTCTGTTACGGGTACTGTAAATATGGCGCAACTCGGGGAACGTGTTGGCCAAGTTGAGCAACAAGGTATCTTGACCGGAATAGGGATATTACTATTTATTGTTTTCGCGACAAAAGGTGCTCTATTTCCATTGTATTTTTGGCTTCCTAAATCGTATATCGTACCGTCACCTATCGTTTCTGCATTGTTTGGTGCATTATTGACCAAAGTTGGTGTGTACTCAATGCTCAGAGTCTTCACACTCATTTTTTCACACAAACTTGAGCTGACACACACTTTTTTCATTTGGATCGCTACGATTACGATGATTATAGGAGTCATTGGTGCGCTTTCTACATCTAATGTGAAATTGATCATTGCTTACAATATCATGCCAGCGATCGGCTTTATGCTTCTCGGTATAGGAACATTCTCAGCAGAATCACTTGCAGGGACGATCTACTATCTTGTTCATGATATGGCGATTAAAGCCGCTTTATTTTTCCTTGCCGGCCTACTTGTTTGGCATGCTGGAACTTCTAACCTAAAAAAGATGGGCGGATATATAAAAACCGCACCACTTATGGGTTGGATGTTCTTTGTTGCATCTCTTATATTAGCTGGAATCCCGCCTTTTAGTGGCTTTATTGGGAAATACCTTCTTTTAAGAGGTGCGATGGATGAAGGACATTATATTGCTGCTGGGGTCGGATTATTATCGAGTCTGTTAATCTTATTTTCTGTGATTCGCATCTTTATTGGGGCTTTCTGGGGTGAGCTAAAGGAAGAACCGAAACAACCTTTGAGAACTTCAGGATTAGCAGCGTCTGCGGTACTGATCGCGATCTCTATCTTGCTTGGTGTTGGAGCAGAATGGTTCTATCCGTATGTTCAGGCAGCAGCAGACAGTCTGATCGATCCGCAAATCTATATCGATTATGTATTAAAGGAGTAA
- a CDS encoding Na+/H+ antiporter subunit E, which yields MTFQLILNLLIGVIWMFLSESYSFASFIVGFVIGAALLFLLNRFIPDSYYFKHVRAILYLIFLFIRELLLANIEVLKWVYKPKLDFQPGILALPIDVKKNWEITLLANLITLTPGTLSVDVSRDQRYIYIHALDLPDVNETIVSIKESFEKAIREVTR from the coding sequence ATGACATTTCAACTTATTCTAAATTTGCTGATCGGCGTTATTTGGATGTTTTTATCTGAGAGCTACTCTTTCGCAAGTTTTATAGTTGGATTTGTGATTGGAGCAGCACTTCTCTTCTTGCTGAATCGTTTCATTCCTGATTCGTACTATTTTAAACATGTGAGAGCGATTCTATATTTGATCTTTTTATTCATAAGAGAACTTCTTCTAGCCAATATCGAAGTTCTAAAATGGGTTTATAAACCCAAGCTTGATTTTCAGCCGGGTATACTCGCACTTCCGATTGACGTGAAGAAAAACTGGGAGATCACTTTACTTGCTAACTTGATTACTTTAACTCCTGGAACTTTGTCTGTGGATGTTTCTAGGGACCAACGATATATTTATATCCATGCGCTCGATCTTCCGGATGTTAATGAAACCATCGTAAGCATTAAGGAATCTTTTGAAAAAGCAATAAGGGAGGTAACACGATGA
- a CDS encoding Na(+)/H(+) antiporter subunit F1, giving the protein MTDWFTIVVHVCLFVTTISILLLLYRAVRGPSNPDRVVALDTIGINLIAITGIMAIILDTVQLNDIILLIGILTFIATVSVAKFLEKGVIIDQDRD; this is encoded by the coding sequence ATGACAGATTGGTTTACAATTGTTGTTCATGTTTGTTTATTCGTAACGACCATCTCGATTCTGCTTCTTCTCTATCGAGCGGTAAGGGGTCCTTCAAATCCAGATCGCGTAGTAGCACTAGACACGATCGGCATTAACTTAATTGCGATCACTGGTATTATGGCGATCATATTAGACACTGTTCAGTTGAACGATATTATTCTGCTTATCGGCATATTGACGTTCATTGCGACTGTCTCTGTTGCAAAATTTTTAGAAAAGGGTGTTATCATTGATCAAGATCGTGATTAG
- the mnhG gene encoding monovalent cation/H(+) antiporter subunit G — translation MLSLIKIVISFFLIAGTFFIFSGTLGVLRFPDVYSRLHAASKASTLGVSGILIGAFIYVLSEMHVFSGKLILGILFVLLTAPVAGHMISRAAYRTGVPLSEKTVFNELENKDRSNTP, via the coding sequence GTGTTATCATTGATCAAGATCGTGATTAGCTTCTTCCTCATCGCTGGCACCTTTTTTATATTCTCAGGAACACTTGGTGTACTCCGCTTTCCTGACGTATATTCAAGACTTCATGCTGCAAGTAAAGCCTCAACATTAGGAGTATCCGGAATTTTAATCGGAGCCTTTATCTATGTGTTGTCTGAAATGCATGTTTTCAGCGGTAAATTAATATTAGGTATCCTTTTTGTTCTGTTAACTGCTCCAGTAGCAGGACACATGATTTCAAGAGCAGCATACAGAACAGGAGTGCCACTCTCTGAAAAAACAGTATTTAATGAACTTGAAAATAAAGATCGTTCTAATACTCCATAA
- the pssA gene encoding CDP-diacylglycerol--serine O-phosphatidyltransferase, which translates to MFMLERERIDSTFKKVKGQTANFLTLINLSLGTLALLFMVSGDLKIGFILIFLAGLFDRFDGMVARKLHIESEFGKQLDSLCDLISFGIAPAFLIYQVVLHQFGVPGMIFTVIFIVCGAIRLARFNITEFTGSFVGVPITLAGCLMAAGYLTVDLVPGYLYMFLTFILSVLMISTITIEKR; encoded by the coding sequence ATGTTCATGCTCGAAAGAGAGCGCATTGATTCAACGTTTAAGAAAGTGAAGGGACAAACCGCTAACTTCTTAACATTGATCAATTTATCATTAGGAACTTTAGCTTTATTATTTATGGTATCAGGTGATCTGAAGATAGGATTCATCTTAATCTTCTTAGCAGGTCTGTTTGACCGTTTTGATGGTATGGTAGCTCGAAAGTTACATATTGAGTCCGAGTTTGGGAAACAATTAGACTCTCTTTGTGACTTGATCTCATTTGGAATAGCACCTGCGTTTTTAATCTATCAAGTTGTCCTTCATCAGTTTGGTGTTCCTGGCATGATCTTCACCGTTATCTTTATTGTTTGTGGTGCGATTCGATTGGCTCGGTTTAACATTACAGAGTTTACCGGTTCTTTTGTAGGTGTGCCGATCACATTAGCTGGTTGTTTGATGGCTGCAGGTTATCTGACAGTTGATCTAGTACCTGGATATCTTTATATGTTTTTAACGTTCATATTATCTGTCCTCATGATTAGTACTATCACGATTGAAAAAAGATAA
- a CDS encoding M3 family oligoendopeptidase, whose amino-acid sequence MLLQDLRQTWELDSVFPGGSESKELVAEINWAENAAKELAKKANSFTFSNENFLSLIKELQSFSERLSTAGAFIGCLIAQDVKDKKAMSLRGRLESVYAAFSNVGSVIDQKLMEISEDAWKDLMSQPEYEHIAFSLNERRTNAKEKLGISEESLINDLAVDGYHAWSTLYDLVVGRISIKVEIDGKEEELSVGQAENKFSSPDRNVRKETFKKFVQAWDHEGEFCGASLNHIAGFRNEIYKHRGWEETLKEPLAINRMKEETLTAMWDAITSQKEIFVKYLDRKAKLLGLDKLSWYDVDAPLSSANSKMSYDEAAQFIVDHFRTLAPKMADFSKKAFLDGWIEAEDRSGKRPGGFCTGFPTKKETRIFMTFSGTPSNVSTLAHELGHAFHTDVLKEMPYYATNYAMNVAETASTFAEMIVADAAVSNAKTKEEKIALLEDKAQRSVAFFMNIHARFLFETRMYEERKSGQLSVERLCELMEEAQKEAFNGALDEYHPYFWASKLHFYITDVPFYNFPYTFGYLFSAGIYAKAKEEGPSFEEKYIALLQDTGKMEVEELAQKHLGIDVTKQDFWLKGIELAAADVEEFLALTEE is encoded by the coding sequence ATGTTATTACAAGATTTAAGACAAACATGGGAACTTGATTCCGTTTTTCCTGGTGGAAGTGAATCTAAAGAATTAGTAGCTGAAATAAATTGGGCAGAGAACGCAGCGAAAGAATTAGCAAAAAAAGCGAATTCTTTCACGTTTTCAAACGAAAACTTTTTATCACTTATTAAAGAACTTCAAAGTTTTTCTGAAAGATTATCAACTGCAGGAGCTTTTATCGGCTGCTTGATCGCTCAAGATGTAAAAGACAAGAAGGCGATGTCACTCCGCGGGCGATTGGAATCTGTATATGCAGCATTCTCTAACGTTGGATCAGTCATCGATCAGAAATTAATGGAAATCTCGGAAGATGCTTGGAAAGATCTGATGAGCCAACCTGAGTACGAACATATCGCGTTCTCGTTAAATGAGAGAAGAACGAATGCAAAAGAGAAGCTTGGTATCTCTGAAGAATCATTGATCAATGATCTCGCTGTAGACGGCTATCATGCTTGGTCAACTTTATACGATCTTGTGGTAGGTAGAATTTCAATTAAAGTTGAGATCGATGGAAAAGAAGAAGAACTTTCAGTAGGGCAAGCTGAGAATAAGTTTTCAAGTCCTGACCGTAACGTGAGAAAAGAAACGTTTAAAAAGTTTGTTCAGGCATGGGACCATGAAGGTGAATTCTGTGGAGCTTCACTAAATCATATCGCAGGATTTAGAAACGAGATCTACAAGCACAGAGGTTGGGAAGAGACATTAAAAGAACCACTAGCGATCAATCGTATGAAAGAAGAGACGCTTACAGCAATGTGGGATGCCATCACTTCTCAAAAAGAAATCTTCGTAAAATACTTAGATCGAAAAGCGAAACTCCTAGGTCTAGATAAATTAAGCTGGTACGATGTTGATGCACCGTTATCTTCTGCAAACAGTAAGATGAGTTATGACGAAGCGGCTCAATTTATCGTAGATCATTTCCGTACGCTTGCACCAAAAATGGCTGATTTCTCTAAAAAGGCGTTCCTAGACGGTTGGATTGAAGCAGAAGATCGTTCAGGTAAAAGACCTGGAGGCTTCTGTACGGGGTTTCCGACTAAGAAAGAAACAAGAATCTTTATGACGTTCTCTGGAACACCTAGCAACGTTTCAACTTTAGCTCATGAACTTGGTCACGCGTTCCATACGGACGTTTTAAAAGAGATGCCGTACTATGCAACGAATTATGCCATGAACGTAGCTGAAACGGCTTCAACTTTTGCTGAGATGATCGTTGCTGATGCAGCAGTATCAAACGCAAAAACAAAAGAAGAAAAAATTGCATTGCTCGAAGATAAAGCTCAACGTTCTGTAGCATTCTTCATGAATATTCATGCTCGTTTTCTGTTTGAAACGAGAATGTATGAAGAAAGAAAATCCGGTCAACTTTCCGTAGAACGTTTATGTGAACTGATGGAAGAAGCACAAAAAGAAGCTTTTAATGGTGCACTCGATGAATATCACCCATACTTCTGGGCATCAAAGCTTCATTTCTATATTACAGACGTTCCGTTCTATAACTTCCCGTATACATTCGGTTATCTGTTCTCTGCGGGAATCTATGCAAAAGCAAAAGAAGAAGGTCCTTCATTTGAAGAAAAATATATTGCACTTCTTCAAGATACAGGAAAGATGGAAGTGGAAGAGCTCGCACAAAAACATCTAGGGATAGATGTTACAAAGCAAGACTTCTGGTTAAAAGGTATCGAACTTGCGGCAGCCGATGTAGAAGAGTTTTTAGCACTAACAGAAGAATAA